From the genome of Spirulina subsalsa PCC 9445:
ATTTCCCCCTCTTTTCCCTTAGCACGACACAATTGGGGTTGACCCGAAGGAGTGTAGTGGTCAGGGATAATCGCTAAACCCTCATGGCGAGCGGGTAAGTCGGTGAAGTTCTGCTCAATGGGAAGGGTGGAGGGATTACGGTGATGGATATTGATATAGACGATAGGCCCGGATGACTCCAACAGTCCAAAAGTATGGGACTTACCTAAACCGGGGGCGGAACAATCATGAATGAATTGCCAGCCTTGGGCTTGTAGGGTTTGGAAAACCTGAAGGCGTTGTCCGGGCTTAAAGATAATTTTGGGAGATCTTTGACCGGGTGTGGGGGGCGGAAAAACCATGCCCGGACGATACTCAAGAGTCGGCTGTTTTGGCTGGGATTCAACTAATCCTATGCTGGCTAGTTGAGTTTTCATCCAGTCCACCAAAGGCACGTTTTTCAAACGGTTTAACCAAGCTTGAGGTGTTACCAGTCTTGACTTCCGTTTGATATAGTCTTGGGGATCTGCCCAGTAAATCTGTTCTTCTAAGTCACTTTCCCAAGGATTTAGAACAGATGGACTCTTTAGGAGGAGTTCATCAAAATCAGGTTCGGATTTGTCGAACCACTGACCCCAATTGCCGACCTTAATATCAAGATTCCATGACATTATATGCTTTAAGGTTTGGCAGTTGGCTTGGTAGATGTGGCGATTGGGAAGGGAGCCGGCATCGGGGAGGAGACGGATTTGAATGGGGGAGTGGAGGGGGTGCTCATGGAGTCCCAGATAGGCTTTCAGGGTGTGGCGGTCGAAGCGGGCGGCGGTGGCGGTGCCGATGATGATGGCGTTAGGGTTGGTGCGCCAAATCATGAAGGCGGCAATGAGGGATTTTAAGGCCCCTTCTATGAGGTAAATGATTTGTACCTTGTCGTAGGGGGGTAAGGCGTAGTCCTGAGTCTCTCGGAGGTCTTGGGGGCATTGCCAGTAGAAGAGGGGGAGTTTGCCAGTGGGGAGATGGGGTGAATTCCCGCCTTGGGATTTACTGGAGAGCCAGAGGTATTTAGCTTTTGTCCGTTGGTCTGGGGCGAGTTGGAAGCCTGTGATTTCGTTTTGGGGATTCATGGCGGCGATCGCCAAACCCCTGGTTCCAGTTAAACAATGGGTTTTAGGATTGACCCCCGCCAACGCTGGAGAGGCGACGACGGATTTTCCCTGTTCCCAACTGGTAATCCAATTCTCCCGAAACGCGACATTGATCTCAGTATCGCTCAAACCCCGTCGCTGTAGGTTTTGGTGGTGTTTAAAGGAGAAATCAAGTTGCCGGATAATGTGGCGATATTCCTGATCCCGTTGTTCGGTCGAGAGAATTGGTAGATGAGACGGCACACTAAACGTCTGAACCCGTTTTCGAGTCGTGTAGTGTTCTTCAGGAATTAAGACCGCGCCCATATCTTGCTGTAGCCAGCCCACTCGTTTCCATCCTGAAGCCACCTCATAGTCCCCGAGAACTCGCAAACACCAGACTTTCTGGATTTGCTCGGCTCCGTCAAAAAAGGTCTTGCAACCCGAATCATGACCGCAGTGGGGGCAGGGATGGCGTTTGGTAGCGTGTTGGTGGTTGTTCATGGTTTCCTCTTTTTGAGGAGTCCAGACCAGCCGTCTTAAGAAATAGTACCCGTGAGCCAGAAGTCTTGATAAATCTTAGATTGAAGGAATTTCTTGATGAAATCGCCTAAAGTGACCAAAACCTTGTTATCCTAATAACATAGATTTCTTTCTTTGTTTGTTTGGGTTTTGGTTCTTCGTGTCACCGTTGCTCTTGTAGACAATAGTTGTTGATTTATCATCAACTTCTGATTTATCAAGAGACTTCTGATGATTTATCACGACTTCTGGACTTGTCACGACTTCTGGACTTGTCAAGACTTCTGGATTTATCAAGACTTCTGGATTTATCAAGACTTCTGGACTTACTGGGTTTCCTAAGTTTTCTAGATTTTTTTACTAGACACCTTGGATTTCCTTTATTTCTGTATTTCTTTCTTAAGACACGTTGATCCAAACTCCTTTTTTTTTGTGTAATGGTTGACATTCTCCCGACACTGACCCTAGGGGTATGGTGCGGGCTTCCCCATATTACTATGAGGCTTTCCTGTTTCTACGGGAGGCTCTAAATGTCTTTTTAGGGACATCCCCGATAACCTCTTCCGACTCAGGCAGTTTGACCCCTAGTCCGTTCGCGAAGCGTGACCTAGGAAGGGCTGCAAGTCCACGCTGCTCAACTATCATCGCCGCAGCAACGTCCCTATCCGTTGCAAAGCACACCGTTCCGATATCTCCCCAGCCCGCCTGACTAATCGCTCTGGCTAGACAGCGCTTCTTCATTATCCCGACAACATTGAGATTTTTCAGTACATTGAGATTTTTCAGTACAATCGCACTCTTTTCTCTCATCAAACGGTCTGCCAACTTTTGGCTGGTATCCTTATTTTACAATTCGGGGTATGCTGTTGTAAAATGTCGTAATTCATCCCGTCGATAAAATCGAGGGTCTTCTTCCGACGATCAAGATAACAGATTTTCTGGAGAATTTGCTGTCCCTCCGTGTGTTTGTACTGTCTATCCCCTCCCTCTCCTAGCGAGGAACGGAAATTTCGCAACCAACATTTTCGTTAAGTTTAGTGAACTACCCAGTGCTGACCGTGGGTACAGCGTGGGTTTCCGACTTCGTAGGCAGTTGCACAGTAGAAGACTTGCGCCCCCTATTGCGTCTGACACTCCCTCCATCGGCAGTTGCCCCCGTTCCAGAGGCGAGTACCCGTAACCCTTCGTTCCGAATGTTAATTGCCGCGTTTAGATCTCTATTGTGATGGGTATGGCACTTAGGACATTCCCAACTTCGAGTATCCAGAGGCAGACTATCGACTATATTCAGGCAGTGATTACAGGTTTTGGCAGATGGGAACCACCTACTGAGCTCCAAATAGGTCTTTCCGTCTCTACTCGCTTTATACGCCAAGAAGTTTTGGAACATTCCCCAATCCGAGTCAGCTATGGATTTAGCTAGATTCTGGTTAGACATCATTCCCTTGACGCTTAAATCCTCAACGATTATGACTTGGTTCTCGTTCACAATTTTTCTAGACAGCTTGTGTAAGAAGTCCTGTCTAGCGTTGGAGACTTTTTCATAGGCTCTAGCAACTAACCGTCTGGCTTTATTACGGGAATTAGACCCCTTTTGCTTGCGAGATAGTTTCTGTTGCTTGCGCCTTAAATTCCGCTCGTGTTTGCGGAAGTGTTTAGGACTAGCAATTTTTTGCCCATCACTGGTGACAGCGAAGTGTTTAAGTCCTAGGTCAACCCCTACTGCCTTCCCCTCGGTCTTGGCTGTTAATTCCGGTTCGTTTGTCTCAAATAAGATGGAAGCAAAATACTTTCCAGTCTGGGTTCTTGACAATGTAACCGTCTTAACTTGTCCGTCACAGAGGCGATGCAGATTCGCTTTGATAGCCCCCAGTTTAGGGAATTGCAAGCCGTTCTCCAATACTTTAACATTCTGTGGGTACTGGAGCGACTGTTTACCCTGTTTAGACTTAAAACGAGGATATTTGGCCTGACCCTCAAAGAAATTAACGAAGGCTTGGGATAGATTTAAAACCGACTGTTGTAGACATTGAGAGTAGGTTTCTGACAACCAAGCTGTCTCTTCCTGTTGT
Proteins encoded in this window:
- a CDS encoding RNA-guided endonuclease InsQ/TnpB family protein, whose amino-acid sequence is MRQVVKVRLYPTSEQKLKLTKAFGSVRWLWNYCLALTNETYKATGKGVSGMELKKQLPLLKQQEETAWLSETYSQCLQQSVLNLSQAFVNFFEGQAKYPRFKSKQGKQSLQYPQNVKVLENGLQFPKLGAIKANLHRLCDGQVKTVTLSRTQTGKYFASILFETNEPELTAKTEGKAVGVDLGLKHFAVTSDGQKIASPKHFRKHERNLRRKQQKLSRKQKGSNSRNKARRLVARAYEKVSNARQDFLHKLSRKIVNENQVIIVEDLSVKGMMSNQNLAKSIADSDWGMFQNFLAYKASRDGKTYLELSRWFPSAKTCNHCLNIVDSLPLDTRSWECPKCHTHHNRDLNAAINIRNEGLRVLASGTGATADGGSVRRNRGRKSSTVQLPTKSETHAVPTVSTG